In a single window of the Candidatus Krumholzibacteriia bacterium genome:
- a CDS encoding HEAT repeat domain-containing protein codes for MLDRIATLLLQVCLGAAGLALGLYVLREWSLRLRERRLQARVQHLKQLFAELDAESAVAYRAARRRPEVLRDLDALERLLAERRSQLGPTSSAEEIQALYASYDELGLLERTIHRLGHGRRWAERAFAARMLGEIGHVRAVDSLIRVMRDTREEDRDVRMAASRALGRIRDPRALEPLVEALGLPESWLPPRIAEILLEFGEAACEPLLRKLAERGEVNTRAWAAEVLGQLKHPRAVPALLACLADLHDQVRSRAAGALGKIGDRHAVPELIHLMLGDPVPYVRIQSVRALGAIGDPRALHHLIDSLKDGEWWVRVRVIEALEQLGERAVEPLLLALEDPDTEVRQRAAMTLERLGVLDTLLERVGDGDVAAREKLVAAAQSGVVEILVAALAHSNPRVRYAVAEILGEVPHATVAAALIERLQQEQAAPIVAELLRSLAKLREEKAAEPISRLLGHGNETIRVEAVRALERIPFPNPNELLAAAVRDPQPRVRGGAAVVLGRVGDRNSVPALLELLGDCDAAVRAEAARALGLLRASEAVARLVDAFHDFAPEVQIAAARALGQIGVPDCLETLVRGLENASAELGDAIAWALGQIQWQDPDRVIDVLFQGADRTSRLGVIDVLGQLGHDTGRELVRAMLGDGDAEVVCKSVHVLGDLQDREAVPDLLELLRSPAEAVRLEVLDALARIQDGGALPAIRAAVFDPSEAVRGRAVLVLAALRDLASADVMRGVLVSLRSSEEMRGYALLGLMVLDRDADLPAILETLESFPLYDFLQDRKRSQDPILHATVETVRAERAVEFVVASQRSRTELEETLLEKLETSQDERMRVKVIRTLGFLRSPSSYPAVLRTFHKDPSEEVRIAALTFLGERAPRDDFMRLLLEGLKDLQPRVRTEALRRLHDADLDEALQVVVWQLDTEDEGLLAALAEFLGGLAPARIEAFLDGVMGLELSPRARQALVRVLGRARLHGAAALLEAFLEDGSPELRRTVTGSLGQLPARQSRRLLQACLQDPDLAVRTEALDAAAALGATTALATLRQALEDPAAEMRRRALLHLARLRPEAAVQDFLDLSRDAEPQVRAAALAALAVEGSHSVEEVVGPKDVPLIAAALREIHPAEFLEKRLAASRAVGERLGALRALFFRDPHSRARALTAARVDPSKRVRAAGARLEEILQVWLLSPEAAEHLGATPLAPVTALPQRAGA; via the coding sequence GTGTGTCTGGGCGCAGCGGGGCTCGCCCTCGGCCTCTACGTCCTGCGCGAATGGAGCCTGCGTCTCCGTGAACGCCGGCTGCAGGCGCGGGTGCAGCATCTGAAACAACTCTTCGCCGAGCTCGACGCCGAGAGCGCCGTGGCCTATCGGGCGGCGCGGCGGCGGCCCGAGGTGCTCCGCGACCTGGACGCGCTCGAGCGCTTGTTGGCCGAGCGCCGTTCTCAGCTCGGCCCCACGAGCAGCGCCGAGGAGATCCAGGCGCTCTACGCCTCCTACGACGAGCTCGGCCTGCTGGAGCGCACCATTCATCGACTCGGCCACGGCAGGCGCTGGGCCGAGCGCGCCTTCGCCGCGCGCATGCTCGGCGAGATCGGCCACGTCCGCGCCGTCGACTCCCTCATCCGGGTCATGCGCGACACGCGGGAGGAAGACCGCGACGTACGCATGGCGGCGAGCCGGGCGCTCGGGCGCATCCGCGATCCGCGGGCCCTGGAGCCCCTCGTCGAGGCGCTGGGGTTGCCGGAGAGCTGGCTGCCGCCGCGCATCGCCGAGATCCTCCTCGAGTTCGGCGAGGCGGCGTGCGAGCCGCTGCTGCGCAAGCTCGCCGAGCGCGGCGAAGTCAACACCCGCGCCTGGGCGGCCGAAGTTCTGGGCCAGCTCAAGCACCCACGCGCCGTGCCGGCGCTGCTCGCCTGTCTCGCCGATCTCCACGACCAGGTGCGTTCTCGCGCCGCCGGCGCCCTCGGCAAGATCGGCGATCGCCACGCCGTGCCCGAGCTCATCCACCTCATGCTCGGCGATCCGGTGCCGTACGTGCGCATCCAATCGGTGCGGGCCCTCGGCGCCATCGGCGATCCCCGCGCTCTGCATCATCTCATCGACTCGCTGAAGGACGGCGAGTGGTGGGTGCGCGTGCGCGTCATCGAGGCCCTGGAGCAGCTGGGAGAACGAGCCGTCGAGCCCTTGCTGCTGGCGCTCGAGGATCCGGATACGGAAGTGCGGCAGCGCGCCGCCATGACGCTGGAACGCCTGGGCGTGCTCGACACCCTGCTCGAGCGCGTCGGCGATGGCGACGTCGCGGCGCGGGAGAAGCTGGTCGCCGCCGCCCAGTCGGGAGTGGTGGAGATCCTTGTCGCCGCGCTGGCTCACAGCAATCCGCGCGTCCGTTACGCGGTGGCGGAGATTCTCGGCGAAGTGCCCCACGCCACCGTGGCGGCGGCGCTGATCGAGCGGCTGCAGCAGGAGCAGGCGGCCCCCATCGTGGCGGAGCTGCTGCGCTCGCTGGCGAAGCTGCGGGAGGAGAAGGCGGCCGAGCCCATCAGCCGCCTCCTCGGGCACGGGAACGAAACGATCCGGGTGGAAGCGGTGCGGGCGCTGGAGCGTATTCCGTTCCCGAATCCGAACGAACTCCTCGCTGCCGCGGTGCGCGACCCGCAGCCGCGGGTGCGTGGCGGCGCCGCGGTGGTGCTCGGGCGCGTGGGTGACCGCAACTCGGTGCCGGCGCTCCTCGAGCTGCTCGGCGACTGCGACGCCGCGGTGCGCGCCGAGGCGGCGCGCGCCCTCGGCCTGCTCCGCGCCAGCGAAGCGGTGGCGCGCCTGGTGGACGCCTTCCACGACTTCGCTCCGGAAGTGCAGATCGCTGCTGCCCGCGCCCTCGGGCAGATCGGGGTGCCCGATTGCCTGGAGACCCTGGTGCGCGGCCTCGAGAACGCCAGCGCCGAGCTCGGCGACGCCATCGCCTGGGCTCTCGGGCAGATCCAGTGGCAGGACCCGGATCGGGTCATCGACGTGCTCTTCCAGGGGGCCGATCGCACCAGCCGCCTCGGCGTCATCGACGTGCTCGGCCAGCTCGGGCACGACACCGGGCGCGAGCTGGTGCGCGCCATGCTCGGCGATGGGGACGCCGAAGTGGTGTGCAAGTCGGTGCACGTCCTCGGCGACCTGCAGGATCGGGAAGCGGTTCCCGATCTCCTCGAGCTCCTGCGCAGTCCGGCGGAGGCAGTGCGCCTCGAGGTCCTGGACGCGCTGGCGCGCATTCAAGACGGGGGGGCGCTGCCGGCCATCCGCGCTGCCGTCTTCGATCCCTCGGAAGCAGTGCGCGGCCGCGCCGTGCTGGTGCTCGCGGCACTGCGCGACCTGGCCTCGGCGGATGTCATGCGCGGCGTGCTGGTGTCGCTGCGCTCGAGCGAGGAGATGCGCGGCTACGCCCTCCTCGGCCTCATGGTGCTCGACCGCGATGCCGATCTGCCGGCGATCCTGGAGACGCTCGAGTCGTTCCCGCTCTACGACTTCCTGCAGGACCGCAAGCGCAGTCAGGATCCGATCCTGCACGCGACGGTGGAGACGGTGCGGGCGGAGCGCGCCGTCGAGTTCGTCGTCGCCTCGCAGCGGTCGCGCACCGAGCTGGAGGAAACGCTGCTGGAAAAGCTGGAGACTTCCCAGGACGAACGCATGCGCGTGAAGGTCATTCGCACCCTCGGCTTCCTGCGCAGCCCGTCGAGCTACCCCGCCGTGCTCCGCACCTTCCACAAGGATCCGAGCGAGGAGGTGCGCATCGCCGCCCTCACTTTCCTGGGTGAACGGGCGCCGCGCGACGACTTCATGCGCCTGCTCCTGGAGGGCTTGAAGGACCTGCAGCCCCGGGTGCGGACGGAGGCGCTGCGGCGCCTGCACGACGCCGACCTCGACGAGGCCCTGCAGGTCGTCGTCTGGCAGCTCGACACGGAGGACGAGGGGTTGCTGGCAGCGCTGGCCGAGTTCCTCGGCGGGCTCGCACCAGCGCGGATCGAGGCCTTCCTCGACGGCGTCATGGGGCTCGAGCTGTCACCGCGGGCGCGCCAGGCGCTCGTGCGCGTCCTCGGTCGGGCGCGGCTGCACGGCGCGGCGGCGCTGCTCGAGGCGTTCCTCGAGGATGGTTCGCCCGAGCTGCGGCGCACGGTCACGGGCTCGCTGGGGCAGCTGCCGGCCCGCCAGTCCCGCCGGCTCTTGCAGGCGTGCCTGCAGGATCCGGATCTCGCCGTGCGCACCGAAGCGCTCGATGCGGCCGCCGCTCTCGGCGCCACCACAGCGCTGGCGACATTGCGGCAAGCGCTGGAGGACCCAGCCGCGGAGATGCGGCGCCGGGCGCTGCTGCACCTGGCACGTCTCCGCCCCGAGGCGGCGGTGCAGGACTTCCTCGATCTGTCGCGCGATGCGGAGCCGCAGGTGCGGGCGGCGGCGTTGGCAGCGCTGGCCGTGGAGGGGAGCCATAGCGTCGAGGAGGTCGTCGGCCCGAAGGACGTGCCGCTCATCGCGGCGGCGCTGCGGGAAATCCATCCGGCGGAGTTCTTGGAGAAGCGCCTCGCGGCGTCCCGCGCCGTGGGCGAACGGCTCGGCGCCTTGCGGGCGCTCTTCTTCCGTGATCCCCATAGCCGGGCACGGGCCCTGACCGCGGCGCGGGTCGACCCGTCGAAGCGCGTCCGCGCTGCCGGCGCGCGGCTCGAGGAGATCTTGCAGGTGTGGCTGCTGTCCCCCGAGGCGGCCGAGCACCTGGGGGCGACACCGCTCGCTCCGGTGACGGCGCTGCCGCAGCGGGCGGGAGCGTAG